In one window of Lewinella sp. 4G2 DNA:
- a CDS encoding anhydro-N-acetylmuramic acid kinase: protein MTTTTHQILGIMSGSSLDGLDLAICDLTTTTDAEGVLSVVDWSIRAATTDPYPPLWRARLKSAPHLPGEELWRLHADLGKWIGRRAADFLQQHPELNPTLIGSHGHTIFHDPERGFTTQIGNGAFIATVTGLTTVTEFRSSDVAAGGQGAPLAPVADKYLFPEHGAFLNLGGIANLSVRQTDGRYLAGDITGCCQILDRLANLAGLPYDAGGRLAASGQFNADLADRIGGLPFHRGPYPKSLGNGWVRDTLWPLLATSDLPVADRLSTFTKWLAVKIGTDVLSVLPNSEIKKDPASVTECLVTGGGARNAYLLQQLNRIGKEDGVCFTVPPPTVADFKEAALMALTALLRVAGQPNSLATATGARFPTINGAVYLPPPKH from the coding sequence CCTTACTACCACTACGGATGCGGAGGGAGTACTCTCGGTCGTGGACTGGTCCATCCGCGCCGCCACGACGGATCCGTACCCACCCTTGTGGAGGGCCCGGCTGAAATCCGCCCCCCACCTGCCGGGGGAGGAGCTCTGGCGCCTCCACGCGGACCTGGGGAAATGGATCGGCCGGCGAGCGGCGGACTTTCTCCAGCAGCACCCGGAACTGAATCCCACGCTGATCGGGAGCCACGGCCACACTATTTTCCACGATCCCGAACGGGGCTTCACCACCCAAATTGGCAACGGTGCTTTCATCGCTACGGTGACGGGGCTTACGACGGTCACTGAATTCCGTAGTTCCGACGTAGCGGCCGGCGGGCAGGGCGCGCCCCTCGCCCCCGTGGCGGATAAGTACCTCTTCCCCGAACACGGTGCCTTCCTCAACCTGGGGGGCATCGCCAACCTGAGTGTCAGGCAAACGGATGGCCGGTATCTAGCGGGAGACATTACCGGTTGTTGCCAGATACTGGACCGGCTGGCCAACCTCGCCGGCCTTCCCTACGACGCCGGCGGGCGTCTCGCCGCGAGTGGACAGTTCAACGCTGACTTGGCGGACCGTATTGGCGGGCTCCCCTTTCACCGGGGGCCCTATCCCAAATCACTGGGTAACGGCTGGGTGAGGGATACGCTTTGGCCCCTCCTCGCCACGAGCGATTTACCGGTGGCCGACCGGCTGAGCACCTTCACTAAATGGCTCGCCGTGAAGATTGGTACGGACGTCCTTTCCGTACTTCCCAACTCAGAAATAAAGAAAGATCCTGCTTCAGTAACGGAATGCCTCGTCACCGGTGGCGGCGCCCGGAATGCCTACCTCCTCCAACAACTGAATCGAATTGGGAAGGAGGATGGGGTATGCTTTACCGTCCCGCCACCAACGGTAGCGGACTTTAAGGAGGCGGCGCTGATGGCCCTCACCGCCCTGCTCCGGGTGGCCGGCCAACCCAACTCGCTGGCTACCGCTACGGGTGCCCGTTTCCCCACCATTAATGGAGCGGTATATTTGCCCCCGCCCAAGCATTAA